TGTCAGATGTGTATGCTAGTTTATCTAATAGATTTCTATTTCTAGAAATGGTCACCAACTGCATGTTACAAGAACCAAGCTTATATTTTGGcataacagataaacacatcCAGGTAAATGTTCCTTTACAGTAACATTACTAGCTTTACTATTAGACTATGCTGCCTAGTCAACATTTGATCGATGTCATGGGCCAAACAACTCAGCATTTTGGTACAGGCTGtggttagctagctagctagctaaagATAGGGAATAACTAGAAACAGCTAGCCAGGCTCTGTGCAAACCGGAAATGAAAAAGTCATGAGGTCTTGTCCTCACTGCATAGTTTGGTATCAGACCTTTACAGAGAACAAGACCTCAAGTGTTCATCAGTCAACAGTTCCAGCATGTAACTCCCCCATTAACTGatatttgtatatttctgtTTCGGTGTACAGACAGAATAACCAAGCTGCAACAACTATTTATGTAAAACATGCATGTTGAAAATAACTTTGGACAGAGCTAGTCTACCTGATCATGCTGCCTTCCGGTCTTGAAtctaagctaggctaaccatGTTCTGACTCAAGATCAGTAGTTTACACAAAAATATGACATTGATTTCCATCTGAAGACCCCAccatctgaaagaaaacaaatatgcaaatgGTGAACTCTTCTTGTAAACAAGCTCTAAGGATTAATCTTAAAAGATTTTTCTTCATCACGATAACCTATAACCCACACTACTCACTTTTACTGGTACTGGCCCCAGCTCTTAAATATTTGGTCATTATTTGCAGACTTACAATTCATCCATAAACCTCATAATGAAGAAGAGTGGCTATTAGGAGATCTCCACTATAACTGCAGGATTACATGACTTTTAGTTGTCAGACTGCCTTCCATTTTTCTCCTCAGGTAATTCAGCCCTCTGATTTTTCCTCTGTTTACCACTATGGACAGATGGGTCCTTGTGTCCTGAGTCATTCTGCTGTCTGGAGTAGCGCTTGCACTTGCAGGAGGTGACCACTGTTATCTTATAGGTCCTAGAGCTGCCGTCCTGGCACTGCAGTCGGATTCGCTGGGCCCTGGTTCGGTCAATGACACAGCGCCACTCCTGGGCATCACGGCGACTCCAGTACCTCCCAGTGTAACCGCCACCCCCAATCCAGTTTGGGAGCAAGTGGGCTGGCAGACACTCCCCAGCACACACCAGCTCCTTAATGGGGTTGACACTGGTGCACTGGCCATCAGAGATGTATTTTGTGGACCTCAGCTCTCTGCAGCCCACCTGGCTCTGGTCTGGGCCTGAGACATGAAAATTGAATTACATATATGTACGCTTCACTCTCATAGTGTATGTGTTCTGTTCCACTTCTAACAAAATGTCACTCCTGGAGGTGGGatcacagacattttcattttctttaactgCTCTCAATTGTGAGTCACTGGGATGTCATCAGCTATCCCAGAATTGGCTTGAGaattcacatttttaacaaaaggCTACATTACCAACTGGGTGTGTGGAGTATGGAGAAAGACATAGGTATTCAACAGGCAGGGAAGGTCTAATGAAAATAACCATTTGTGGGGACTGACTCATACCAGACACAAAAAGTCATAAGTCATTCTTTTCTGAATATCTCTCACAACCTGCCAAACTGCATGGAGAGGAAATACTACAACACTGGAGGTGTACAGTAGTTTAAGATTGGATATCATcagataatataatataaaataagagaaaaaagatGAGATGAACCTTTAAATGTCCCACAACTGGCTTTCTAGCACTCAAACAGCTAAAGTAAGAGGGCTCATGTCTAAGCAGGATTTTGAAAAGGTGACCGATGCGTTTATTTTGACTAGGGTAGGCTTGTCTCTAAGTGTGTTCAAACTGCTGCTTCTCCATACTATGCCCATTCTCACATTTCGGGCAACATTATAGTCACCTCTGGTTTTATATAGGCTACTTTAGATATATAATACCAGACCAGTATGCACCTGGGATGATCTAAAGCAGTAGGAGATGTGCTTTCTTTGCTCTTTAACAAATAAACcacaataaaaccacaaaatcaTTTGTATGGACAAAGGACTTTTTATCCTTTGTACCACTGGTTTGTATCACCACCATTTGTGGCCTTTTCaatttagggttagggtttgaGAACAAACTATGGCCTACAGAGGTGTTTTGAAAGTATGTGTAGATTAGATCAATTTTACTAATCTCAGAAGGTAAATTCATGTAACAGACGTTGCCGTGTGACTATCATTTTGTGTTCACAGATGGTGCAGAACGCTGCTGACAGGTTAAATACTTGTAGGCCTACTCGCAAATTTGATCATATTTCTTCCATTCTTGCATCCCTACACTGGTTACCTGTGCATTTCAGAGCTGATTCTAAAGTACTACTGCTAACGTACAACGTAATGATACTAGTCATTCTTCTGCCTTACCAACCCCCACGACCCCTGTTCTCAGCATGAAATGCGGCTGGTCGTTCCGACAGTCAGTAAACGCGCCGACCAAGCCCCAATTCTTTGGAATGCTCCACCCTagcgtttctgtttttaagaaaCGACTCACTGTGCCTTTGATTAAATTactagtatttatttattatgtctattttatgtctgtgtagactttattattttttatctatttatttttattttattttaaatgatttcattgTATAGTGCGATGGGACATCTTTGtgaaatgcactttaaacaaataggctacattaaattaaattaaacttttcTCTTCATATTTTTCTCCCTACTGTTTGTtcccttctttccttcttccttgGTACATCTCCAATAAGTCACAAAATACGGTCTAGTAAACCATCATTTACATGAAAGCTTGAAATTGAGGACCATATAGCATATAgctattttaaacaaaatgtgtcaaCCTTTATTGGATAAAgcaaacatttacattaaatCTTGTGGATGTTTTCAACGTAACCGTCTGGACTCACCATTGCGCACAGCGTCAGTCTGCCGTCGGCCGCCGTTCCTCGCCTGGTTCGTGTCTTCAGTGGCCGGCTCGTCCTGGGTGTCGTGGACCGGCCGGGAAGTGTCTGACTCTGTAGCGTCATTGTGAACTGCTGTGCGGCTCttgcaaagcagcagcaggagtaCAAGGATCTGGAGTCCATTGGCTCGACGGAGCATGGCTGCACCTGGCTGATCTGAGTGCTGCTGTCCGTGACAAGATTCTATCTGATGAATGACCAAGATGCTTCGGCTCAGGTTTATATATCCCCTAGTGCAGTGAAACTTTATGAATGAACAGACACACCCACCTGAACAGTAGCCGTGCACATTCCCAAATCCTAAACACATACTAAACTATTCTTAATAGCTGCTTCGCGCGCATCATGTTGTATTTGAAGATTTTTGCAGTTAAAATCATCATCACTCTTTTGTCTTCCATCATTCATTAACCACCTGAAATCCACCTCTGCCTCAAAACACGTTTCAGTCAATAGGCCATCACTCATCCAACTTTCTTGTTAGATTTTTCTTCAAACACAGGAAGTAGTGTTTATTATTAACGTTAATCTTTCAACATTTTGAAATACTTACAAAcctataaaaaatatatacatttgtatCACTGTAGAGAACATTTTTCTATTCTGTACTTTTTTCATATGCTGCAGTACTTTGTGTTGTGCCCAGGTAAACTATTAGTATTCAAATTTTGTTATAATTATTTTACAACCAGATCACAGTATCAATAGAAcactagaaaattgcatttcctgcagAAGATGCGTGcgaatgctgaaagctgaatgaagctgcccaacaatggtgaaaatggctgaaatgcattgctgaataagctgaaggctgaactgcaatgctgaagaatcctggaagctgaaatgtaaaactggatttagaagcttaacttgtttagctaaaaaactattcaacattgctgaaaagggtggaaagagaatgatatgatgaagtagaaataaattggctttcaattgctaaagaaagaagtgttaaactaatatgaaagaagacagtgtagtgaaAGAACATAGtaggaagaactgaaggaattaaatatgagttCAAGAATGAAGCAACAAAAACGCAaaattgtagaaagactgtatagtgtagtttaaaaactgatgaacattgctgaaaaatacagaaggtaaatGATGTGTAACCAAAGCAGGAGTATTGCAAGGAAGGTTTCCTTAGAAGAGTAAAAAGAAGgaataacaaaaaaaagggaggaaatTAAGGAATGAAAGAAGTATGAATGAAGAATAAAGGGATGTGCATAGCTGAAAAGCTTGGAAGTGAAataatgtgctggaaaagagcataTATCagcatttctttccttttattttgagacCATGTAattaaaaggcttttattttgaaaaggcagcatGCTGCGTGAGACTCATGATCTTGTGTTAAGATCTGAAcgttaattttgaatatttattatactttggAACGTTGCAATAACTTcttgtaaataactgtagacttttattctgaaaagataaaaatgtcCAGCTGCGAGACGACAACAGTACTGACTTTAAAATGGCTTCAGTGGGTTCCTAAAGCTGTATCTCAATGCACAAAGTTGATTTTAAGCTCATATTTGTCTttattggcttttattttgaaatcatacAATCagaaggcttttattttgaaagagagGCATGTTGCAGAACAGTCATATGACCTTGATTTAAAATCTTAATGTTAAGTATAAATGTTTATCATAGTTTAGAAAGATGCATTAACTGCAACTAACcgtagacttttattgtgaaagtctgaccatgtcctcCTGAATCAACCAatcaaataatattaaatgtcatgcctgacatttaaaatggcctcacttggtgcctgaagctgtatacAACCATTTAAagatcatgttgctgtttcagggcttttattttgagaaaatgctataaaaaggcttttatttttgaaaggacaaaatgctgcaggagactcatgggaccttatactagaatctggagtttatgttaaatattccttgtactttaaaaaaatgtaaaatcttcctactgtagacttttattgcgaaagtctgaccatgtcagaaaccatggctgactggaaaatggcctcacttggtgcctgaagctgtatgccaataaccaacgtccattttaatactgagttgctatttcagggcttttattttgaaagaacaaggtgctgcaggagactcatgggaccttttactagaatctggactttattttgaacattCCATTTACTTTCCAGAGGAGTTTGACGGCAATCTTGGCTTCGGGCGAGACGTCCGATGACTGACACGCGTAGCCCCATTTGGGAGGGGGCGCTGAGGAGAGGTTCTCGATCAGGTACTCCAGAGCCCTAATTTCGAACTGGAGCGCCGTGAAGTCGACCACGTCTCCGCCCGGGGCTCCCCTTAGACACaccaacacagcagcagcttccccagGAACCGTACCGACGTGGGGTGCCTCGTTCTCAGGGATGCGAACGTTCCGTGGATCCCAGGCTCAAATCACACATATACCCAAGTGCGAGGAAACCAGACTCGAGACCATCTCCTGGTGCTTGATCAGGCACTATATTAAGGAGCTGTCTGCCAGCGATACTCTGCCGGGCTCTTCGGTCAGGTACGTGATGAATGAGTCCTACCCGATGACGACCACGTGCAGAGAAATCCCCGAGCTGTTCTTCGTGGCGAGCGCCATAAAAGCCTGTTCCTGGATTTGGAAGGTCTGGTAAACCAGGGTGGTGACTGCGGttatgaagaagaaaaagaagaagagagagatggTCGTGAATCTTCCCCTAAACAAAAGAaagtgagggtgggggggggcgCTGCTGGATCCGAAACGCTCAAAAACGAGAACCCCGTCAACGCCAAGTACAGGAGGCTGTACTGCCAGCTGAGAGACAGAGCGCTCTCAGATATAAAGGATCTGGTACGAGAGCATGTGGAGAGGCAAAGGACAGGTTCCGCgtcttacagtgggtacggaaagtattcagacccctttaaatttttcactctttgtgtcattgcacccatttgccaaaatcaaaaaagttcattttatttctcattaatgtacactcagcaccccatcttgacagaaaaaaactgaaatgtagaaatttttgcaaatttattaaaaaagaaaaactgaaatatcacatggtcataagtattcagaccctgtgctcagtattgagtagaagcacccttttgagctagtacagccatgagtcttcttgggaatgatgcaacaagtttttcacacctggatttggggatcctctgtcaatcttccttgcagatcctctccagttctgtcaggctggatggtgaacgttggtggacagccattttcaggagatgctcaattgggtttaggtcagggctctggctgggccagtcaagaacggtcacagagttgtccgaagtcactcctttgttatttcagctgtgtgcttagggtcattgtcctgttgaaaggtgaaccttcagcccagtctgaggtcctgagcactctggaagaggttttcttccaagatatctctgtacttggccgcattcatctttccttcaattgcaaccagtcgtcctgtccctgctgctgaaaaacacccccacaacatgatgctcccaccaccatgtttcactgtagggattgtattgggcaggtgatgagcagtgcctggttttctccacacacaccgcttagaattaacgccaaaaagttcaatcttggtctcatcagaccagagaatcttatttctcacagtctgggagtccttcatgttttttttcgcaaactctatgcgggctttcatgtgtcttgcactgaggagaggcttccgtcgggccactctgccataaagccccgactggtggagagctgcagtgatagttgactttgtggaactttctcccatctccctactgcatctctggagctcagccacagtgatctttgggttcttctttacctctctcaccaaggctcttctcccacgattgctcagtttggctggacggcctGGTCTAGGtagagttctggtcgtcccaaactttttccgtttaaggattatggaggccactgtgctcttgagtgctgcagaaattcttttgtaaccttggccagatctatgccttgccacaattctgtctctgagctccttgggcagttccttcgacctcatgattctcatttgctctgacatgcactgtgagctgtaaggtcttatatagacaggtgtgtgcctttcctaatcgagtccaatcagtttaattaaacacagctggactccaatgaaggagcagaaccatctcaaggaggatcagaagaaatggacagcatgtgagttaaatatgagtgtcactgcaaagggtctgaatacttatgaccatgtgatatttcagtttttcttttttaatgaatttgcaaaaatttctacatttctggttttttctgtcaagatggggtgctgagtgtacattaatgagaaataaaatgaacttttttgattttggcaaatgactgcaatgacacaaagagtgaaaaatttaaaggggtctgaatactttccgtacccactgtatgagTTCATGAATGTATACGGCATGTGTTCATTCCAAGAGCCTGGATCGCAGTATCAGCatcagagaagagaagaggtgCTCAGGTGCAAGTTCACTAAGCTCACGTGCCCCGACACCAGCCTCTGCTCCAACGCTCAGAGACTCGTGGCTGTCTGCGGAATGCTCAGCCCACTCGTGAGCGCTCGAGTTCAGCCCGGAGAGCTGAAATTGACTCGCTGAACAGAACTGGTGaaaaagggcagccctgccaaaGTCCGACAGGCCAGAGTCCAAGGAGCTGttgaactacctcagtgacttcagcttggttGATGGGCGGATCAGCATCTTATTCCTGAACCTCTGCTTCCTCTAAGGAAGACGCATCTGcggggttgaggagatcctcagAGTATTCCTTTCACcatccgacaatatccccagtcaaggtcagcagctccTAACctgcactgtaaacagtgtcGGCAGAGcgctgcttccccctcctgaggcaccGGACAGTTTACCAGAATTTTCGCGAGGCAAACCAACAGTCCTcctctattcaattcaattcaatattATTTGTATGGTGCCAAATCagaatacaaatcatctcaaggcactttacaaaaactaaaactaaaaacccaacaatcccttatgagcaagcacttggcgacagtggagaggaaaaactccctttatcgggagaaaaaacctccagcagaaccgggctcagtttaggactatagcagcataactaagggatggttcagggttgcctgaagccagccctaactatatgctttgtcaatgaggaaggttttaagtctagccttaaaagtacagagagtgtctgcctcctcaacccaggctgggagctgggtTGAGGAGgttaccaagtctaataaagatgagttcattaatccacatttgactgttctgtttttctgttcaataagaggagtggtcttaatttttattaagtttttatgaataactcctcttctgttaacttctgatttatttgatgtatatgttcaaggggcagacacagtctctatgtggtttgaggggggcggcggcagagaggcgttttagactgagtctctgcatcccggtcctcaccctggattgtcaggctttaggttggctaataaactcggccaaatttctagagatgagagctgtgccattcaaagtgggatggatgccatctctcgctaccagaccgggttttccccagaaagtggcccaattgtctatgaagcccacatcgtttctcctatattggcttctcttcattggctccctgtaaaatatagaatagaattaaaaatccttcttctcacatacaaatcccttcataatcaagctccttcataccttaaagacctcatagtaccatattatcccaatagaccacttcgctctcagagtgcaggtctacttgtggttcccagagtttccaaaagcagactgggaggcagagcctttagttatcaagctcctctcctgtggaaccagctcccagcctgggttgaggaggcagacactctctgtacttttaaggctagacttaaccctctggggtctgagggggtttttgcGGCCTGGACAAATcttgacatgtcctgacatttgtgcttttttcagtgttttttaaacatattaatgtctaaagtctgataacactgtaatcagcacaaaattggctacaataatatgtgagcagaaagtttatacatgattgtgtttttgagaaaacgtgtttatgcatggttagtgcaaaactacaattttttactcactgaaataagaccataaaacacaaacagaacattggttcacaagactttggagaccagcatgttgtaggctaaagtgtttacttcagagtgctgtgaatgtcatcttgttcacacattcacagtaaacaatacactgatttaaattttctaagacactttttgtccagaaaggccatatgcaagagggtgtgtctgaagatgaatagtcatgtgatttacctgagaacacaaaagacgcactgaacgaccagacaaagacgtgcataatgagcctttcagtcaatgttgatgggacggattagtgcagcacaatacaacacaatgaggagccaaacgatcctcgtttgagttaaaatcagtgtttttactctgaggacaagctaaactatttgtctctgtgtggaatgtaaggagcgccgcttcacatgcgtaacgcgccatcatccaaacgcgcagaaaaagtgagtaaattctatgatgaagtttgatattttgtgtcatttctcaggg
The sequence above is a segment of the Mastacembelus armatus unplaced genomic scaffold, fMasArm1.2, whole genome shotgun sequence genome. Coding sequences within it:
- the LOC113129590 gene encoding sclerostin domain-containing protein 1-like, yielding MLRRANGLQILVLLLLLCKSRTAVHNDATESDTSRPVHDTQDEPATEDTNQARNGGRRQTDAVRNGPDQSQVGCRELRSTKYISDGQCTSVNPIKELVCAGECLPAHLLPNWIGGGGYTGRYWSRRDAQEWRCVIDRTRAQRIRLQCQDGSSRTYKITVVTSCKCKRYSRQQNDSGHKDPSVHSGKQRKNQRAELPEEKNGRQSDN